A portion of the Coraliomargarita parva genome contains these proteins:
- a CDS encoding Na+/H+ antiporter NhaC family protein: MATRRLHSRTVLSLGCCLLVLSLSPFLSGQDTLLATLWPSLSALLLVFVSRSALLGLLSGAVCGAVLLSAGPLDVFANVFERQFLPIFESSWKLSAMAFTLLLGGFVALLEAGGGLHAILRHLLGDGTRQVKRMQLTVMGFGLFVFFDGLANSMLIGRIMRSAADRAGVSREKLAYLADTTSSAVACLAFVSTWIAFQLSMIQEGYAAVGREANAYALFFRSVPQNFYCWFALGIALVSILRGFNPGPMCRVEADARTNLSSDGEEALQPRGHWLFALVPVLVLSLSIPLIAYCLGAERILPFSLTKFASAYGAAEAYVPQIMVLASLLACGVAAIPVLPRGAAPTSRIFIAGVKDLLGPVAILIAAWMLGAAISELGAARHISELLGGRLSPALLPLAVFLTGACISFSTGTSWGTMAVLMPLAIPVVFHLGGDVPGADVEELVVTVIAAVFSGAVFGDHCSPFSDTTIVSAIASGVTPIDHVRTQLPFALIAALVAAVLGFLPLGFGLPVWICLPLGMFVLWFGAGLNLRLGRAHACA; the protein is encoded by the coding sequence ATGGCTACCAGACGCCTGCATTCCCGGACTGTACTGTCTCTGGGATGCTGTCTGCTGGTTCTGTCTTTGAGTCCCTTTCTGAGCGGGCAGGATACGCTGCTTGCGACCCTTTGGCCGAGCCTGTCTGCCTTGCTCTTGGTCTTTGTCTCGCGTAGCGCCTTGCTTGGCTTGCTTAGCGGGGCGGTTTGCGGGGCGGTGCTCCTTTCGGCCGGTCCTCTGGATGTGTTTGCCAATGTATTCGAGCGGCAATTCCTGCCGATCTTTGAGTCGAGTTGGAAACTCAGCGCGATGGCATTCACGCTCCTCTTGGGCGGATTTGTGGCCTTGCTTGAGGCAGGAGGCGGATTGCATGCCATCTTGCGGCATCTGCTCGGAGACGGCACGCGGCAGGTGAAGCGTATGCAGTTGACGGTCATGGGCTTCGGCTTGTTTGTCTTCTTTGACGGCCTGGCCAATAGCATGCTGATCGGCCGGATTATGCGTTCGGCGGCCGATCGTGCGGGAGTCTCCCGTGAAAAACTCGCGTATCTGGCTGATACGACCAGCTCCGCGGTGGCCTGTCTGGCCTTTGTCTCGACCTGGATCGCCTTCCAGCTGTCCATGATTCAGGAGGGCTATGCCGCTGTCGGGCGTGAGGCCAATGCCTACGCCTTGTTCTTCCGTTCAGTGCCTCAGAACTTCTACTGCTGGTTTGCCCTTGGTATCGCGCTGGTCTCGATCTTGCGGGGGTTTAACCCCGGGCCGATGTGCCGGGTCGAGGCGGATGCGAGGACCAATTTGTCGAGTGATGGGGAAGAGGCCCTCCAGCCCCGGGGGCATTGGCTCTTCGCTCTGGTGCCGGTTCTCGTACTGAGCCTCTCGATTCCGTTGATTGCCTACTGTCTCGGGGCGGAACGCATTCTGCCGTTTTCGCTTACGAAATTCGCGAGTGCCTATGGGGCCGCTGAGGCTTATGTGCCGCAAATTATGGTCTTGGCCAGCCTGCTGGCTTGTGGGGTGGCGGCCATTCCGGTTCTTCCGCGCGGTGCGGCACCTACATCCCGGATCTTTATCGCTGGCGTGAAGGACCTGCTCGGGCCGGTCGCTATTTTGATCGCCGCCTGGATGTTGGGGGCTGCCATCAGCGAGTTGGGGGCAGCACGGCACATTTCGGAGCTGTTGGGCGGACGCCTGTCGCCCGCATTGCTTCCTTTGGCGGTCTTTCTGACCGGGGCCTGCATTTCATTTTCGACCGGGACCTCCTGGGGCACGATGGCGGTGCTCATGCCCTTGGCGATTCCCGTGGTTTTTCACTTGGGCGGCGACGTACCGGGGGCGGACGTGGAGGAGCTGGTGGTGACGGTGATCGCCGCCGTCTTTAGTGGGGCTGTTTTTGGGGATCACTGTAGCCCATTTAGTGATACCACAATTGTCAGTGCCATTGCCTCCGGTGTCACCCCCATCGACCATGTACGCACACAGCTCCCATTTGCCCTCATCGCTGCATTGGTTGCTGCGGTGCTGGGTTTTCTACCCCTGGGTTTCGGTCTGCCGGTCTGGATCTGTCTGCCTTTGGGGATGTTTGTCCTGTGGTTTGGGGCAGGGCTGAACTTGCGTCTGGGGCGGGCTCACGCCTGTGCTTGA
- a CDS encoding type II secretion system protein, which translates to MSANCERRAFTLIELLMVVAVIAVLTALLLPVGRSMLVKARQAKASEQMRQIGFALQCYSMEHNQTYPPVAVAGVPWDREALDAYLSKYDPKGRPVFDGGGNAESTDGADVRRAYSAGGAMFGVTKWNQAINTSKARPIMTIRNAEKAVLIFDARVTWRGLCRDGTDWSRISSDIQNTSLDGNTNIDYRHKGQAQFFFADLHVEALTPEQVAAKFTNRKIYEGLE; encoded by the coding sequence ATGAGCGCGAACTGCGAGCGGCGTGCTTTCACGCTGATCGAGCTGTTGATGGTGGTTGCTGTCATCGCGGTGCTCACGGCGCTTTTGCTGCCGGTCGGCCGGTCGATGCTGGTGAAAGCACGTCAAGCAAAGGCCTCTGAGCAGATGCGCCAGATCGGGTTTGCGTTGCAGTGTTACTCGATGGAGCATAATCAGACCTATCCGCCTGTCGCGGTGGCCGGTGTGCCTTGGGATCGCGAAGCCCTGGATGCGTATTTGTCAAAATATGATCCGAAGGGGCGGCCGGTTTTTGATGGTGGTGGGAATGCGGAATCAACGGACGGAGCGGATGTGCGGCGGGCGTATTCGGCCGGTGGCGCGATGTTCGGAGTTACGAAATGGAATCAGGCGATCAACACTTCGAAGGCGCGGCCAATCATGACTATCCGGAATGCGGAGAAGGCCGTGTTGATCTTCGATGCCAGAGTGACTTGGCGTGGATTGTGTCGGGACGGCACCGACTGGTCGCGGATCTCATCTGATATCCAAAATACAAGCCTGGATGGGAATACCAACATCGACTACCGGCATAAGGGCCAGGCGCAGTTTTTCTTTGCCGATCTACATGTCGAGGCGCTGACGCCGGAGCAGGTGGCCGCAAAGTTTACGAATCGAAAGATCTATGAAGGTCTGGAGTAA
- a CDS encoding heparinase II/III domain-containing protein, whose translation MSTGLRRKLLVINRVAIVASMFQLIPQREKMKDCMNLLEESCSVEKLESILSAHPGQPLLPPLGSAVWHNSRYDDFFEPLIALAKQEVGQALPELTDELYSEFHRSGNRSRFETAYFERRRRIARAAIAYLRLDEDSAARGRIGRSLVEKLEALGRDESWAVPAHVESLSGKDPLQIDLFGGETAALVAELLVLFDPLIPHSLNEALRQRIETQFFDNYLERHQDFWWTQTSNNWNSVCHQGVLGAALLLLDDAAKLAEILNVSCRYLKTFIAGFTDDGGCTEGPIYWGYGFGWFSKLNAQLEARSEGHLSLFEGSSKIRKIARFGSLMTLPGNCLVNFADCPSNGILRPSVLCYLGERLQEPVCMDHGKRNYKKLLQSEIELDRERSDFFCFSGLLLHDPGTVGSDQTSGVLEDVYLKDLNVTIAHSHGAGGDQWHFAAKAGHNDEAHNHNDCGSYILNVGETPMIQEIGSPEYVKDYFDLEKRYAFLAARTKGHSLAVINGQEQAGGGEFKSEVLDQSAGGDELRLTMDLTQAYPVQARCRRYRRTFCFNKAAPFLEVTEDFELESVDSLESAVITSCAVQIADGRVLLSHQDISVTLVPLEGTCIGGFEQLTYAKHSGVEASVYRIRFCPVHLDAKSRIAYRIIPTAFKPIGSAIQSDA comes from the coding sequence ATGTCGACTGGGCTCAGGCGCAAGCTTCTGGTAATTAATCGTGTCGCTATTGTCGCTTCAATGTTCCAGCTTATCCCTCAACGCGAGAAGATGAAAGATTGTATGAATCTGCTGGAGGAGTCTTGTTCCGTCGAGAAACTGGAATCGATTCTGTCGGCTCATCCAGGACAGCCTCTACTCCCACCATTGGGAAGTGCTGTTTGGCATAACAGCCGGTATGATGATTTTTTCGAGCCACTGATCGCTTTAGCGAAACAGGAGGTGGGGCAAGCGCTTCCTGAGCTGACGGATGAGTTGTATTCTGAATTTCATCGGTCGGGAAATCGTTCCCGCTTTGAAACGGCCTATTTCGAAAGAAGGCGTCGCATCGCCCGCGCTGCGATTGCCTACCTTCGGCTGGATGAAGATTCGGCAGCGCGTGGGAGAATCGGACGTTCGCTCGTCGAAAAACTGGAAGCGCTCGGACGGGATGAATCCTGGGCAGTGCCCGCGCATGTCGAGTCGCTCAGCGGGAAGGACCCGTTACAAATCGATCTGTTTGGCGGGGAAACAGCTGCTTTAGTTGCCGAACTCCTTGTGCTCTTTGATCCCCTCATTCCGCACTCGCTGAATGAGGCCCTTCGCCAGCGGATAGAAACGCAGTTTTTCGATAATTACCTGGAGCGGCATCAGGATTTCTGGTGGACACAAACATCTAACAATTGGAATTCAGTTTGCCATCAAGGAGTCCTTGGGGCCGCTCTTCTGCTATTGGATGATGCTGCCAAGCTTGCCGAGATACTGAACGTGTCCTGTCGCTATCTAAAAACCTTTATCGCTGGTTTTACGGATGATGGTGGCTGCACGGAAGGTCCGATCTATTGGGGCTACGGCTTTGGCTGGTTCTCAAAGCTGAATGCGCAATTGGAAGCGCGGTCCGAGGGGCATCTTTCCCTTTTCGAGGGGAGTTCCAAAATTCGTAAAATTGCCCGCTTCGGTTCCTTGATGACTTTGCCGGGGAACTGTCTCGTGAATTTTGCAGATTGCCCTTCGAATGGCATCCTGCGTCCCAGTGTGCTTTGTTATTTGGGAGAGCGATTGCAGGAGCCTGTCTGTATGGACCATGGTAAACGAAACTACAAAAAGTTGCTGCAGAGCGAAATTGAGCTGGATCGGGAACGGTCGGATTTCTTCTGCTTCTCCGGTTTGTTGCTCCATGATCCGGGGACGGTTGGTTCCGATCAAACAAGTGGTGTGTTGGAAGACGTTTACTTGAAGGACTTGAACGTCACAATTGCGCACAGTCATGGGGCCGGTGGCGATCAATGGCACTTTGCTGCCAAGGCGGGCCATAATGACGAGGCGCATAATCATAACGACTGCGGCAGTTACATCTTAAATGTTGGGGAGACTCCGATGATTCAGGAAATTGGTTCCCCTGAATACGTGAAGGACTACTTCGATCTTGAGAAACGATATGCTTTTCTGGCAGCTCGAACCAAAGGGCATTCGCTGGCGGTGATTAATGGCCAGGAGCAAGCCGGAGGTGGGGAGTTTAAGTCCGAGGTCCTGGATCAATCGGCGGGGGGAGACGAATTGCGTCTGACGATGGACTTGACTCAGGCTTATCCCGTTCAGGCTCGATGCCGTCGCTATAGGCGCACTTTTTGTTTCAACAAAGCCGCACCTTTCCTCGAAGTTACTGAGGACTTTGAACTGGAGTCTGTGGATTCGTTGGAGAGTGCCGTGATTACGAGCTGCGCGGTTCAGATTGCGGACGGTCGGGTTCTTCTTTCCCATCAGGATATCTCCGTGACTCTCGTTCCTTTGGAGGGCACCTGCATTGGTGGCTTCGAGCAGCTTACCTATGCGAAGCATTCAGGCGTGGAAGCGTCCGTATATCGAATTCGTTTTTGTCCTGTTCATTTGGACGCAAAAAGCAGGATTGCCTATCGTATCATTCCAACTGCTTTCAAGCCGATCGGATCGGCAATTCAATCAGACGCTTAA
- a CDS encoding GH39 family glycosyl hydrolase yields MKPGKSFLCGLVLALSLWTGCSSRTEASDQKVAVFEAESSQESLTRVLIDANASGGQYRAATADGTTLATLQTEGFDTFEVWVRYRGLPLVLKSNEGSEIARLDANESGNWQWASLGVHRLEETGDSVQVFSPFSDRKASEAPSGLDLVALAKPGIEVADLEALVQPAPEESLTVPDADVVLKSEPEAAESEGPATATVRIDWSQKTGRVADRQYSLNIFNGYDTKVANDPKYVEGVAYMASPILRYHNMSGMLADPSKNRFGWIDEDAKTWDAERITAALDPLEGLSRERLITIGKWPKWMDLDKDGMLDQGQYEAFAQLCADLVRLLNVEQKRGIQYFEISNERDMVYWLRQMKKGQPLQIDELAKIHNLCAQAMKAVDPGIKIGGPAACRGDLVQPLKQFAILTLENLDFLSYHAYASGDASETDVNIYNRAGSLGKNLATIRRMLDAISPDRAIELHLNEYNICYTHRVRDTRMSTHKGAVFDALVFAQLVQNGADVGNAWNECDNVYGKMARDFELRPPAHVFHYFNKLMTGAEVQSESDSPRVVVPFAVLHDRRENWVLINRSPYANTVKVELSGVDSDISEASVQCLSATGLQDFTMKLSDLAEGVILPPDSVSFFSAIAQD; encoded by the coding sequence ATGAAGCCAGGTAAGTCTTTTCTCTGCGGCTTGGTTCTCGCTTTGTCCTTATGGACGGGCTGTTCTTCCCGGACTGAGGCTTCGGATCAAAAAGTGGCAGTGTTCGAAGCGGAGTCTTCACAGGAGTCGCTGACTCGTGTGTTGATTGATGCGAATGCATCCGGTGGGCAGTATCGTGCGGCAACGGCTGATGGAACGACGCTTGCGACCCTGCAAACCGAAGGCTTTGATACCTTTGAAGTCTGGGTTCGGTATCGTGGCCTGCCTCTGGTCTTGAAGTCGAACGAGGGGAGCGAAATTGCCCGTTTGGATGCGAATGAGTCCGGGAATTGGCAATGGGCATCGTTGGGCGTGCATCGTCTTGAAGAGACTGGAGACTCCGTTCAGGTTTTTTCTCCTTTTTCGGACCGCAAGGCATCTGAGGCACCGTCCGGTCTGGACCTTGTGGCGTTGGCAAAGCCCGGAATCGAGGTCGCGGATCTGGAAGCATTGGTCCAGCCGGCTCCAGAAGAAAGTCTTACCGTTCCGGATGCGGATGTGGTTTTAAAGTCGGAACCGGAGGCCGCTGAGAGTGAAGGTCCGGCTACGGCTACAGTGCGTATCGATTGGAGTCAAAAGACCGGCCGGGTCGCTGACCGGCAGTATTCGCTGAATATTTTCAACGGCTATGACACGAAGGTCGCGAACGATCCCAAGTATGTCGAAGGCGTTGCTTACATGGCCTCGCCGATTCTGCGCTATCACAACATGAGTGGGATGCTGGCGGATCCTTCGAAGAATCGTTTCGGTTGGATCGATGAGGACGCGAAGACTTGGGATGCGGAGAGAATTACTGCAGCGCTGGACCCTTTGGAGGGACTTTCACGGGAGCGGCTGATTACGATCGGCAAGTGGCCCAAGTGGATGGATCTGGATAAAGACGGTATGCTGGATCAGGGGCAATACGAAGCCTTTGCTCAATTGTGTGCGGATCTGGTCCGGCTTCTGAATGTCGAACAAAAGCGGGGCATCCAGTATTTTGAGATCAGCAATGAGCGGGACATGGTCTATTGGCTGCGCCAGATGAAAAAAGGCCAGCCCCTACAAATCGATGAGCTGGCTAAAATTCACAACCTCTGTGCGCAAGCCATGAAAGCGGTGGACCCGGGCATTAAAATCGGCGGGCCGGCGGCTTGTCGTGGCGATCTGGTGCAGCCGCTTAAACAGTTCGCTATTCTAACGCTGGAGAATCTGGATTTCCTTTCCTACCACGCCTATGCTTCCGGCGATGCGTCCGAAACGGATGTCAATATCTACAACCGGGCCGGGAGTTTGGGCAAGAACCTGGCGACGATCCGGCGTATGCTGGATGCGATCAGTCCAGACCGTGCGATCGAACTGCATCTGAACGAATACAATATCTGCTATACCCACCGCGTCCGGGATACGCGCATGTCGACGCATAAAGGCGCGGTGTTCGATGCTTTGGTATTTGCACAGTTGGTTCAGAACGGAGCCGATGTGGGGAATGCGTGGAACGAATGTGACAACGTCTACGGTAAGATGGCACGGGATTTCGAGCTCCGGCCGCCGGCCCACGTCTTTCATTATTTCAACAAGCTGATGACGGGGGCCGAGGTTCAGTCTGAAAGCGATTCGCCGCGCGTCGTGGTTCCCTTTGCAGTGCTTCATGACCGTCGCGAGAACTGGGTCCTGATTAACCGGTCGCCTTATGCCAATACTGTGAAGGTTGAATTGAGTGGCGTCGATTCCGATATCTCCGAGGCGAGTGTTCAATGCCTGTCTGCAACAGGCCTACAAGACTTCACCATGAAACTGAGCGACTTGGCAGAAGGTGTCATATTGCCTCCGGACTCGGTCAGTTTCTTTTCGGCAATCGCACAGGACTAA
- a CDS encoding LacI family DNA-binding transcriptional regulator produces the protein MTATNKKTGNITMSQISKAAGVSPSAVSALLNDRDYGIRISEKTRNRIMEACRELNYRPKNPATLARIYPAMGDICFLINSGVPGGAQHQYFGQMLSGAIASLSDPTAHIAYSLFDPQIDYLKQPESLPQSLRSGNVTKIIAASTPNTSLVQAILKRNLPFVYIGHHMDEAGLCSIVPDYAEATRQSVKYLNSLGHTRIAYLTGPFGNSTYNLLELQRGFVEGLRDCELPVSPQYIYHCDFDQGNFGQEQLIEATEHLISQKQRPTAIMCFHDTAATVVSSYLQSKGLKIPQDISIMGCNDEPAASTHHPALTTVHFPLAEMGAQAVKELENQILFGRPDKPVNIKLPVNIVERQSCGPCPELAGVL, from the coding sequence ATGACAGCGACCAACAAGAAGACAGGGAACATCACGATGTCCCAAATCTCGAAAGCCGCCGGGGTTTCCCCCAGCGCCGTATCAGCCCTTCTCAATGATCGCGACTACGGCATTCGTATCAGCGAAAAGACGCGTAACCGAATCATGGAAGCCTGCCGAGAGCTCAATTACCGCCCCAAGAATCCGGCTACGCTGGCCCGCATTTATCCCGCAATGGGCGACATCTGCTTTCTGATCAATTCCGGGGTCCCAGGCGGCGCACAGCACCAATATTTCGGACAAATGCTCTCCGGAGCCATCGCCTCCCTGAGCGACCCAACCGCACACATCGCCTACTCTCTATTCGACCCACAGATTGACTATCTAAAGCAGCCGGAATCGCTTCCCCAGTCACTGCGATCCGGCAATGTGACCAAAATCATCGCAGCTAGCACGCCGAACACCTCTCTGGTTCAAGCTATCCTGAAGCGCAACCTACCCTTCGTCTACATCGGTCACCACATGGATGAAGCCGGACTCTGCAGCATCGTGCCCGACTATGCGGAAGCAACCCGCCAATCCGTTAAATACCTCAACAGCCTGGGGCATACACGCATCGCTTACCTGACCGGTCCATTCGGCAACAGCACCTACAACTTGCTTGAGCTGCAACGCGGCTTCGTTGAAGGACTCAGGGATTGTGAACTCCCGGTCAGCCCGCAATACATCTACCACTGCGACTTCGACCAGGGGAACTTCGGACAGGAGCAGCTCATTGAGGCAACCGAGCACCTAATTTCCCAAAAGCAACGGCCAACCGCCATCATGTGCTTCCACGATACAGCCGCAACCGTGGTCTCGTCCTACCTGCAGAGCAAAGGCCTGAAGATCCCGCAAGATATCAGCATCATGGGCTGCAACGACGAACCCGCCGCCTCAACACACCATCCAGCCCTAACCACTGTCCATTTTCCCCTCGCCGAAATGGGAGCCCAGGCCGTCAAGGAACTCGAGAATCAAATTCTCTTCGGCCGTCCGGACAAGCCGGTCAACATCAAGCTTCCGGTCAACATCGTCGAGCGCCAGTCATGCGGCCCCTGCCCTGAACTCGCCGGTGTCTTGTAA
- a CDS encoding MGH1-like glycoside hydrolase domain-containing protein yields the protein MKNATPLIERLFRIALGDAESNIITTEHGCYFGAGKGFGDWIYTRDMSFAGVLGLNQFYPDIMLNGLRLNRMRRRKMGYKVSLGHSVEGIGMPWEIESCTELEFINKYRINNYVRGTDDVVWLWCAHDLLNKIEASVTDWRWLYETGMDFFENFYEPFYDPEDGLYRGQSSFVDIHFHEQKSTGYPKEWELEDCILGKALSTNCLYVLGMEAMSGAATRLGKAAESAQWYTRAESLRLAIRAALPKQDGTLTYYKDRHGHLLPQRHALGLALAVISGVLEGQAALNEMRSYPVSPAGVPLFDPWFPDEESYHNHSAWPFVDGFFMRALEIADGQDHTAWEMALLARTCVDNGTFHEVVDLHTGEPGGSASQLWSAAAFIGCCARAGLTPAQTASAL from the coding sequence TTGAAAAATGCGACGCCGCTCATTGAGCGCCTGTTCCGCATTGCTCTGGGCGATGCGGAATCAAACATCATCACTACGGAGCACGGCTGCTATTTTGGAGCCGGCAAGGGCTTCGGAGACTGGATCTATACGCGCGACATGAGTTTTGCCGGAGTGTTGGGCCTCAACCAATTCTACCCGGACATCATGCTGAATGGATTGCGTCTGAATCGAATGCGGCGACGCAAAATGGGCTATAAAGTCTCTCTGGGACACTCTGTCGAGGGCATCGGAATGCCTTGGGAAATTGAAAGCTGCACCGAATTGGAGTTTATCAACAAATACCGAATCAACAACTATGTCCGCGGCACCGACGATGTGGTCTGGCTGTGGTGCGCCCACGATTTGCTGAATAAAATCGAAGCAAGTGTTACCGACTGGCGCTGGCTATACGAAACGGGGATGGATTTTTTTGAAAATTTCTACGAGCCGTTTTACGACCCGGAAGATGGCCTGTATCGCGGCCAATCCAGCTTTGTTGACATTCATTTTCATGAGCAAAAATCGACCGGCTACCCGAAGGAATGGGAGCTGGAAGATTGTATCCTGGGCAAAGCACTCTCCACCAACTGCCTTTATGTGCTGGGGATGGAGGCGATGTCCGGGGCAGCCACTCGCCTGGGCAAAGCAGCTGAATCGGCTCAATGGTACACCAGAGCCGAAAGCTTGCGCCTCGCAATCAGAGCGGCACTCCCAAAGCAAGATGGGACGCTGACCTATTACAAGGACCGCCACGGGCATCTCTTGCCCCAGCGACACGCACTGGGCTTGGCATTAGCGGTTATTAGTGGCGTATTGGAGGGGCAAGCCGCACTGAATGAAATGCGTTCCTACCCGGTAAGCCCTGCGGGGGTGCCCTTGTTTGATCCGTGGTTTCCTGACGAGGAAAGCTACCATAACCATAGCGCGTGGCCTTTCGTCGATGGCTTCTTCATGCGCGCATTGGAAATCGCCGATGGACAGGATCATACCGCATGGGAAATGGCATTGCTCGCGCGTACTTGCGTCGACAATGGTACCTTCCATGAAGTTGTGGATTTACACACCGGAGAACCAGGCGGCTCAGCCAGTCAATTATGGTCAGCCGCAGCATTCATTGGCTGCTGTGCGCGAGCAGGGTTAACACCTGCGCAAACGGCATCGGCACTTTGA
- a CDS encoding response regulator, with amino-acid sequence MNILLIEDEQDLATTGIMQLELMGHTVKAVYDLAEAEAFMQAPEFKINLVIADHRLPDGLGIDYVLEARKQHAGVDYVIVSGCLTSDDMARLDSEHLPYYHKPLLYNKLIESFRKLKAMRAPTHVNPPVTASSPEPEATPVPESEAAPVPEANPPKKRFGFFGFGKKK; translated from the coding sequence GTGAACATTCTTCTGATTGAAGACGAACAAGATCTCGCGACCACCGGCATCATGCAGCTTGAGTTGATGGGCCATACGGTGAAGGCGGTTTATGACCTCGCGGAGGCCGAGGCTTTCATGCAGGCGCCTGAGTTTAAGATTAACCTGGTCATTGCGGACCACCGCTTGCCGGACGGATTGGGGATCGATTACGTTCTGGAGGCCCGCAAGCAGCATGCCGGCGTCGACTATGTGATCGTTTCGGGCTGCCTGACTTCCGATGACATGGCTCGCTTGGACTCGGAACACCTTCCGTATTATCATAAGCCCCTGCTTTACAATAAGCTGATCGAGTCTTTCCGGAAACTGAAGGCGATGCGTGCTCCGACGCATGTCAATCCTCCGGTGACGGCGTCAAGTCCTGAGCCGGAAGCGACGCCTGTGCCTGAGTCCGAGGCAGCACCGGTTCCGGAGGCGAACCCGCCGAAGAAGCGGTTTGGATTCTTCGGCTTCGGGAAGAAAAAGTAG
- a CDS encoding DUF2334 domain-containing protein, with the protein MKLLSKFGSISLLLCCVVVPSVHAAPSGLDVSSRIVVIKADDLREPNAKWKRFVQIAEDKDIKVSIGMIAYGFPAKNTEAVQWVREQESSGRVEFWNHGWDHNRWKDDTGRNISEFNRSGYEHQKAHFEKSQAKMLKVLGQTPAVFGSPFNGMDLDTVKLLEAMPEFRAVFYYDKKEPLKSVSMDSKCMLYMNLPGENDGVGKPNFEKFKAKYASRQAELSFTTLQFHPPYFSEAGFVEFEKIVDFLKAEGWVFMLPSEYVDWAQAQASGN; encoded by the coding sequence ATGAAACTACTTTCGAAATTCGGATCTATTTCTCTTCTTCTATGCTGTGTAGTCGTCCCTTCGGTTCATGCGGCTCCTTCCGGATTGGATGTGTCCTCCCGTATTGTGGTGATCAAGGCGGATGACTTGCGGGAACCCAATGCGAAGTGGAAACGCTTTGTTCAAATTGCGGAAGACAAGGACATTAAAGTTTCGATTGGAATGATCGCATATGGTTTTCCCGCTAAGAATACTGAAGCGGTGCAGTGGGTCCGAGAGCAAGAAAGTAGTGGGCGAGTTGAATTTTGGAACCATGGATGGGATCACAATCGGTGGAAGGACGATACCGGTCGTAATATATCTGAGTTCAACCGTTCGGGATACGAGCACCAGAAAGCACATTTCGAGAAGTCGCAGGCAAAAATGCTGAAAGTTTTGGGGCAGACTCCCGCCGTATTCGGTTCGCCTTTTAATGGTATGGATTTGGATACGGTCAAGTTGCTCGAAGCCATGCCTGAGTTTAGAGCCGTCTTCTACTACGACAAAAAGGAACCCTTGAAGTCAGTCTCGATGGATTCGAAATGCATGCTTTACATGAATCTTCCCGGGGAAAACGACGGGGTCGGAAAGCCGAATTTTGAAAAGTTCAAGGCGAAGTATGCCAGCCGTCAGGCGGAGTTGAGTTTTACCACGCTCCAATTCCATCCCCCATATTTTTCCGAGGCCGGTTTTGTCGAGTTCGAGAAGATTGTCGATTTTCTCAAAGCGGAAGGCTGGGTCTTTATGTTGCCGAGCGAGTATGTCGACTGGGCTCAGGCGCAAGCTTCTGGTAATTAA